The Streptomyces phaeolivaceus genome has a window encoding:
- a CDS encoding 2Fe-2S iron-sulfur cluster-binding protein, which produces MDAGRSLLEAFEDVGAEVLADCRKGECGICRIPVLAVQNGVIDHRDVFLSARQRASDTWICPCVSRIHADADGAGVVHVDLP; this is translated from the coding sequence GTGGACGCCGGACGCTCACTCCTCGAAGCGTTCGAGGACGTCGGCGCGGAGGTCCTCGCGGACTGCCGCAAGGGCGAGTGCGGAATCTGCCGCATCCCCGTACTGGCGGTGCAGAACGGCGTCATCGACCACCGCGACGTCTTCCTCTCCGCCCGACAGCGGGCGTCCGACACGTGGATCTGCCCCTGCGTGTCCCGAATCCACGCGGACGCGGACGGCGCGGGCGTCGTACATGTCGATCTGCCCTGA
- the pqqA gene encoding pyrroloquinoline quinone precursor peptide PqqA, whose translation MTESVQQVDEEAPSWQTPDFVVVETALEVTAYFLSDR comes from the coding sequence ATGACCGAATCCGTACAGCAGGTCGACGAGGAAGCTCCGAGCTGGCAGACCCCCGACTTCGTGGTCGTCGAGACCGCGCTGGAGGTCACCGCGTATTTCCTGAGCGACCGTTAG
- a CDS encoding PQQ-dependent sugar dehydrogenase, with product MAASPALRRRAHSLIPLPLVVLALLLSALVALPGTARAAAAGPLTDPIPERPAASGIGLTVEEYAAFPKTEPPPGPVTDPRLMRYARINHLGELPDRSGRKAVPDLNGKLYFVRDSRDGAGTPHLYLDIAATFSPAFFASRGLGQGFGFVTFDPDFRRNGRFYTVHTELASATTAVPDHRQQATTVYHGVVTEWTATDPAADTFAGTRREILRIGFAGPVHGIQQIDFNPTAGRHAPDRGLLYLAVGEGGQGARNSEPLSLALPHGKILRIDPRGTNSTNGEYGIPPDNPFTATPGAIGEIYAYGLRDPHRFSWDPAGAHRMYVGNIGQHAVESVYEVRAGDNFGWSEREGPFVFDKRATDPCDQILPLPEDDAKYGYTYPVVAYDHDPPADWNCTSDVGRAVVGGFVYRGSALPALRGKYIFGDIVDGRLLFADTKDMRRDSGQLAQLYDLMLYDASGKRVTMRDLAQSPRVDLHFGRDAKGELYLLSKANGKIWKITGTRAFASCDTTGSRLTHVMDGRNWAPVTPSKWRFPGREAVLAEAGVQRPGPRRPSGYAVLTAGPAAYGDVRIDAEVRMDTPVETTNRDVIIVFDHQSDTRFSYAHLSQDNTIYPHNGVFVVNDTDRLRVDDQWNGTTGAPPAVTDTDWHKVRVVRCASTGEIAVYVDGAKRPLMTAVDTTLTSGRVGFGSFDNTGRLRGLRVSSP from the coding sequence ATGGCCGCATCTCCGGCCCTCAGACGCCGAGCCCACTCACTGATCCCCCTCCCCCTGGTCGTCCTCGCGCTGTTGCTGTCGGCCCTGGTCGCCCTCCCCGGCACGGCGCGCGCGGCGGCTGCCGGACCCCTCACCGACCCCATCCCCGAGCGGCCCGCCGCCTCCGGCATCGGGCTGACCGTCGAGGAGTACGCCGCCTTCCCGAAGACCGAGCCACCGCCCGGCCCGGTCACCGACCCCCGGCTGATGCGGTACGCCCGCATCAACCACCTCGGCGAACTTCCCGACCGCTCGGGCCGAAAGGCCGTACCGGACCTCAACGGCAAGCTGTACTTCGTCCGGGACTCACGGGACGGCGCTGGCACCCCTCACCTCTATCTGGACATCGCCGCCACCTTCTCCCCCGCGTTCTTCGCGAGCCGGGGCCTCGGCCAGGGCTTCGGTTTCGTCACTTTCGACCCCGACTTCCGCCGCAACGGCCGCTTCTACACCGTGCACACCGAACTGGCCTCCGCCACCACCGCCGTCCCCGACCACCGGCAACAGGCGACGACCGTCTACCACGGCGTCGTCACGGAGTGGACCGCCACCGACCCCGCGGCCGACACCTTCGCCGGCACCCGCCGCGAAATCCTGCGCATCGGCTTCGCGGGTCCGGTCCACGGCATCCAGCAGATCGACTTCAACCCGACGGCCGGCCGCCACGCCCCCGACCGCGGACTGCTGTACCTCGCGGTCGGTGAGGGCGGCCAGGGCGCCAGGAACAGCGAGCCGCTGAGCCTCGCCCTCCCCCACGGCAAGATCCTGCGCATAGACCCGCGCGGCACGAACAGCACCAACGGCGAGTACGGAATCCCGCCGGACAACCCGTTCACGGCCACCCCCGGCGCCATCGGCGAGATCTACGCGTACGGTCTGCGCGACCCGCACCGCTTCAGCTGGGACCCGGCGGGCGCCCACCGAATGTACGTCGGGAACATCGGCCAGCATGCCGTCGAGTCGGTCTACGAGGTGCGCGCGGGCGACAACTTCGGCTGGAGCGAACGCGAGGGCCCGTTCGTCTTCGACAAGAGGGCCACCGACCCCTGCGACCAGATCCTCCCCCTCCCCGAGGACGACGCGAAGTACGGCTACACCTACCCGGTCGTCGCCTACGACCACGACCCGCCCGCCGACTGGAACTGCACGTCGGACGTCGGCCGGGCGGTTGTCGGCGGCTTCGTCTACCGGGGAAGTGCCCTGCCCGCGCTACGCGGCAAGTACATCTTCGGAGACATAGTCGACGGACGCCTGCTCTTCGCCGACACCAAGGACATGCGACGCGACAGCGGGCAACTGGCGCAGTTGTACGACCTGATGCTGTACGACGCGAGCGGCAAGCGCGTCACGATGCGGGACCTGGCCCAGAGCCCCCGGGTGGACCTGCACTTCGGCCGGGACGCGAAAGGCGAGCTGTACTTGCTGTCGAAGGCCAACGGCAAGATCTGGAAGATCACCGGCACTCGCGCCTTCGCCTCCTGCGACACGACCGGCTCCCGCCTGACCCACGTGATGGACGGCCGGAACTGGGCCCCCGTCACCCCGTCCAAGTGGCGCTTCCCGGGCCGGGAGGCCGTTCTCGCGGAGGCCGGTGTCCAGCGCCCCGGCCCGCGCCGCCCGTCCGGGTACGCCGTACTGACGGCGGGCCCGGCGGCGTACGGCGATGTCCGGATCGACGCGGAGGTCCGCATGGACACCCCCGTCGAGACGACCAACCGGGACGTGATCATCGTCTTCGACCACCAGTCGGACACGAGGTTCTCCTACGCCCACCTGTCCCAGGACAACACGATCTACCCGCACAACGGTGTCTTCGTCGTCAACGACACCGACCGCCTGCGCGTCGACGACCAGTGGAACGGCACGACGGGCGCCCCACCGGCCGTCACCGACACCGACTGGCACAAGGTGCGGGTGGTGCGCTGCGCGAGCACGGGTGAGATCGCGGTCTACGTCGACGGCGCGAAACGGCCGCTGATGACCGCCGTCGACACCACCCTCACCTCCGGCCGGGTGGGCTTCGGGTCGTTCGACAACACCGGACGGCTGCGCGGCCTGAGGGTTTCCTCTCCCTGA
- a CDS encoding ferredoxin reductase — MSLNVTRDWQICAITANTPTATAVRAVSLRFPQAPPDPIEGGHLDVQVMVDGRPETRSYSIVRRDPDDPRVLVLGVQAATGSRGGSLAMHRLTPGSRIRATQPPVTFPYVPSERPTRLLAGGIGVTALMAMADTTARRPPAGGYRVTYLARSRSRMAFLTDLTARHGDLLDVHVTDEGTRLDIPDYVRACPPDTVLYLCGPLPLVDAVRTAWSAEGRDPQDCRSRRSAPPDASPRARSPPMYRPWA, encoded by the coding sequence GTGAGCCTCAACGTCACCCGCGACTGGCAGATCTGCGCGATCACCGCCAACACCCCGACCGCCACCGCCGTCCGGGCGGTGTCCCTGCGCTTCCCGCAGGCGCCGCCCGATCCGATCGAGGGCGGCCACCTCGACGTACAGGTGATGGTGGACGGCCGCCCCGAGACCCGGTCCTACTCGATCGTGCGCCGAGACCCGGACGACCCACGCGTCCTCGTACTCGGCGTCCAGGCCGCGACCGGCTCCCGTGGCGGTTCCCTCGCCATGCACCGCCTCACCCCGGGCAGCCGGATCCGGGCGACCCAGCCGCCGGTGACGTTCCCCTACGTCCCGTCGGAGCGGCCGACCCGCCTCCTGGCCGGCGGTATCGGCGTGACCGCGCTGATGGCGATGGCCGACACCACGGCCCGGCGGCCCCCGGCGGGCGGATACCGCGTCACCTACCTCGCCCGCTCCCGCTCCCGCATGGCCTTCCTGACGGACCTGACCGCCCGCCACGGCGACCTCCTCGACGTACACGTCACCGACGAGGGCACCCGGCTCGACATCCCGGACTACGTACGCGCGTGCCCACCGGACACCGTCCTGTACCTCTGCGGCCCCCTGCCGCTCGTCGACGCCGTCCGCACCGCGTGGAGCGCCGAGGGCCGCGACCCGCAGGACTGCCGCTCGAGACGTTCGGCACCACCGGACGCTTCCCCACGGGCGCGTTCACCGCCCATGTACCGGCCCTGGGCCTGA
- a CDS encoding LamG domain-containing protein codes for MRSRRNTVTATVAALLTALTTTAATPSGAGAGPVLPSLRPHLAAYYDFEHPVPGNPARERDLGFARTDIDLVGGGARTRTYDGAHRGSRVSLQVRQVAPDAKGNDDWKAGVYGPSGVPTLRAFNGVDGMTVMGWFKMTGPNPALNSNTAAPDDRYGAVGLAGVLSGDSDGHAVRGLLEIIEVGGELRLVALGRRVDGSASQTFAASEDWRTLLPVGEWVFLAATFDFGTGAMALYRNGRRLAGSYTVPGDPWDLAGPGPHRASPTDPRGIKIGGSFPQNTAERNPCDCRMDSLMFLDSAVGDDRIRAQYRWSAAR; via the coding sequence ATGCGCAGCAGACGGAACACGGTCACGGCGACGGTCGCCGCGCTGCTGACCGCCCTCACCACCACGGCAGCGACACCCTCCGGGGCAGGGGCCGGCCCCGTACTCCCCTCCCTCCGCCCTCACTTGGCGGCGTACTACGACTTCGAGCACCCGGTCCCCGGCAACCCGGCCCGCGAACGTGACCTGGGCTTCGCCCGTACCGACATCGACCTGGTCGGCGGCGGGGCGCGGACGCGGACGTACGACGGAGCGCACCGGGGCAGTCGGGTCTCGCTCCAGGTGCGGCAGGTCGCCCCGGACGCGAAGGGCAACGACGACTGGAAGGCGGGGGTGTACGGGCCGTCCGGCGTGCCGACGCTCCGGGCGTTCAACGGGGTTGACGGGATGACGGTGATGGGCTGGTTCAAGATGACCGGCCCGAACCCGGCCCTCAACAGCAACACGGCTGCCCCGGACGACCGTTACGGCGCCGTGGGTCTGGCCGGAGTGCTGTCCGGGGACTCCGACGGCCACGCGGTGCGGGGCCTGCTGGAGATCATCGAGGTGGGCGGCGAACTGCGGCTCGTGGCCCTCGGCCGACGTGTGGACGGGTCGGCCTCGCAGACGTTCGCCGCTTCCGAGGACTGGCGCACCCTGCTGCCCGTGGGCGAGTGGGTCTTCCTGGCCGCCACCTTCGACTTCGGCACGGGAGCGATGGCTCTGTACCGCAACGGCCGGCGGCTGGCCGGCTCCTACACCGTTCCCGGCGACCCCTGGGACCTCGCGGGGCCGGGCCCGCACCGTGCCTCGCCCACCGACCCCCGGGGCATCAAGATCGGCGGCAGCTTTCCGCAGAACACCGCCGAACGCAATCCCTGCGACTGCCGCATGGACAGCCTGATGTTCCTGGACAGCGCGGTGGGCGACGACCGGATCCGGGCGCAGTACCGGTGGTCGGCCGCCCGCTGA
- a CDS encoding MarR family winged helix-turn-helix transcriptional regulator produces the protein MVEPVAAGAVEVHDARGDVRRPSEPAPVVPPESAPGHLLRRAQQVHTELWGARVDGLTGPQYATLVAVAGWDDVDQRRAGQLASLDKSTVADVVRRLADKGWVDRIRDPHDGRRRLLTLTDGSAERLAEVTEAARSVQRDILGPLPASDRQEFTERLGRVARIEEADVAGQRHEDGVLLMRAAPGYLIRRAQQVHTTLWSATVPDVTGPQYAVLAALARLGTADQSRIGEAASLDSSSTADIVARLGAQGWVAKETSAEDRRRARVRLTAPARSALRSLTGPVEAVQSALLGPLGPEERAVFIGHLHEVACTGRRP, from the coding sequence GTGGTCGAGCCAGTGGCGGCGGGGGCGGTCGAGGTCCACGACGCGCGAGGTGACGTCCGGCGACCGTCCGAGCCGGCGCCCGTGGTGCCGCCGGAATCGGCCCCGGGACATCTGCTGCGCCGGGCGCAGCAGGTGCACACCGAACTGTGGGGCGCGCGGGTCGACGGCCTGACCGGACCGCAGTACGCGACGCTGGTGGCTGTCGCGGGATGGGACGACGTCGACCAGCGGCGGGCGGGGCAGCTGGCCTCGTTGGACAAGTCCACCGTCGCCGACGTGGTGCGACGGCTCGCCGACAAGGGGTGGGTGGATCGGATTCGCGATCCGCACGACGGCCGCCGCCGGCTGCTGACCCTCACCGACGGATCGGCGGAACGACTGGCCGAGGTCACCGAGGCCGCGCGTTCGGTCCAGCGGGACATCCTGGGCCCACTGCCCGCGTCCGACCGCCAGGAGTTCACCGAACGGCTCGGCCGGGTCGCGCGGATCGAGGAGGCCGATGTCGCCGGGCAGCGGCACGAGGACGGCGTCCTGCTCATGCGGGCCGCACCCGGCTATCTGATCCGCCGCGCCCAGCAGGTGCACACCACCCTGTGGAGCGCCACCGTGCCGGACGTGACCGGGCCGCAGTACGCCGTGCTCGCCGCACTCGCCCGGCTCGGCACCGCCGACCAGTCACGGATCGGCGAGGCCGCCTCCCTGGACTCGTCGAGCACCGCCGACATCGTCGCCCGGCTCGGCGCCCAGGGGTGGGTCGCGAAGGAGACCTCGGCCGAGGACCGGCGGCGGGCGCGGGTGCGGCTCACCGCGCCGGCGCGGTCGGCGCTGCGCTCCCTCACGGGGCCGGTGGAGGCCGTGCAGTCCGCTCTGCTGGGCCCTCTCGGGCCCGAGGAGCGAGCGGTGTTCATCGGCCACCTCCATGAGGTGGCGTGCACCGGACGGCGTCCGTAG
- the pqqB gene encoding pyrroloquinoline quinone biosynthesis protein PqqB — protein sequence MLPHVLGTAAGGGVPQWNCACPGCSGARAHPHWRRRHASLAVQASEDRWYLVNATPDIGDQIETCSSLRPGSGSSPGARRTPVAGLILTDAELDHTLGIARLREAGAGGVELLATGSVREALLTGLRLDAVLGPYTPLTWRELPLERPAPLTDDSTAPSPLMISAIPVSAKRPRYAAELPIPDGDSWVVALLLTDRATGTTVVYAPALAVWPDALESAVADADCVIVDGTFWDDEEPRRTGISTRTATGMGHLPIDGPGGTAERLAPLRARCLYTHLNNTNPLVDPSAPQHKRLADRGIEVAGDGMVIRL from the coding sequence GTGCTGCCGCACGTGCTCGGCACCGCGGCGGGCGGCGGGGTACCCCAGTGGAACTGTGCGTGTCCCGGCTGCTCCGGGGCACGTGCACATCCGCACTGGCGGCGCCGCCACGCCTCGCTCGCCGTACAGGCGTCGGAGGACCGCTGGTACCTCGTGAACGCCACCCCCGACATCGGCGACCAGATCGAGACCTGCTCTTCCCTGCGACCCGGTTCTGGTTCCAGTCCTGGTGCGCGGCGGACCCCGGTCGCCGGGCTGATCCTGACCGACGCCGAACTCGACCACACCCTCGGCATCGCCCGGCTGCGCGAAGCCGGTGCCGGTGGAGTGGAGTTGCTCGCGACCGGGTCGGTGCGCGAGGCGCTGCTCACCGGGCTGCGGCTGGATGCCGTTCTCGGGCCGTACACCCCGCTCACCTGGCGCGAACTGCCACTGGAGCGGCCCGCACCGCTCACCGATGACTCGACGGCCCCCTCACCCCTCATGATCAGCGCGATCCCCGTATCCGCCAAACGCCCCCGCTACGCGGCCGAGTTGCCCATACCCGACGGGGATTCGTGGGTCGTGGCTTTGCTTCTCACCGACCGCGCCACCGGGACGACGGTCGTCTACGCCCCCGCCCTGGCCGTCTGGCCCGACGCCTTGGAGTCCGCTGTCGCCGACGCCGACTGCGTGATCGTCGACGGCACCTTCTGGGACGACGAGGAACCCCGGCGCACCGGCATCTCCACCCGTACCGCGACCGGTATGGGGCACCTTCCGATCGACGGACCGGGCGGCACCGCCGAGCGCCTGGCGCCGCTTCGCGCCCGTTGTCTCTACACCCATTTGAACAACACCAACCCCCTCGTCGATCCGAGCGCACCGCAGCACAAGCGACTGGCCGACCGGGGCATCGAGGTGGCCGGAGACGGAATGGTGATCCGACTGTGA